Proteins from a genomic interval of Psychrilyobacter piezotolerans:
- a CDS encoding nitroreductase family protein, protein MLKILLERRSIRKYKDKKIEEEKINQILAAGKVAPSGKNKKPWEFVIVEDREVLKKLSMVKPKGGLFLAETPVSIAVIGNEEISDTWVEDCSIASAFIQLEACNQGLGSCWVQMKNRFTKDGGDAEEAAKEILEIPTNKRLLCIIALGYPDQERPAYKEEDYL, encoded by the coding sequence ATGTTAAAAATTTTACTGGAGAGAAGAAGTATCAGGAAATATAAGGATAAAAAAATAGAAGAGGAAAAGATAAATCAGATATTGGCTGCCGGGAAAGTAGCTCCCAGCGGGAAAAATAAAAAACCATGGGAATTTGTGATAGTAGAAGATAGGGAAGTATTGAAAAAATTATCCATGGTAAAGCCAAAGGGGGGGTTATTTTTGGCAGAAACTCCTGTATCTATCGCTGTAATAGGCAATGAGGAAATATCCGACACCTGGGTGGAGGACTGCTCTATAGCATCGGCATTCATCCAGTTAGAGGCTTGTAATCAGGGCTTAGGGTCATGCTGGGTACAGATGAAAAACAGGTTTACCAAAGACGGAGGAGACGCTGAAGAGGCAGCCAAGGAGATCTTGGAAATACCAACTAACAAAAGACTGCTCTGCATAATTGCCCTAGGATATCCAGACCAGGAAAGACCTGCATATAAAGAGGAAGATTATCTGTAA